A segment of the Terribacillus aidingensis genome:
CCCTGTTTGCGAGAGTTGTGAGCATGTGCTGAAGCCGGATGTTGTTTTGTTTGGTGATCCGATTACCGAGCATGACAGAGCAGAACGGGCGATACAGCAGAGCGAACTCGTTCTTGTATTGGGAACATCCCTGCTCGTCAGTCCATTCAACATGCTTCCTGAATACGCCAGCTCACTTGGAAAGCCATCCATCCTGATCAATCGGGAACCAACAGTCATGGATGAGCTATTTGATATTGTCATTCATGATGATCTTTCCGAAATTGTACAGCAGCTGCAAAAATAGCGAGCCCCCTCAGGGAGCTCGCTATTTTTCATTCGTATTGATAATGGTGAACCGGTTTGGATTGTTTGACTAACAGAACGAATACTACGGCGGCAACAGCAAAGGCCCCTGCAATAGTAAACGCAAACTGTAAGCCAGCTGTCATCGCCTGATCAGCACTCTGGGAAGCTACAGCTTGGCTCCCGCCGCTCATCAAGGTGATGAACAGTGCCGGACCAATTGCCCCAGAGATTTGATTAAAGGCATTCAGAGAAGCACTGCCATGAGAATAGAGCTCTTCCGTCAATTGGTTCAGACCCAATGTCGTCATCGGTGTCAGAATCAGCCCAATTGCGAAAGTAAAGCCAACATACAGCAACGTAAACTGCAGCATTGTCGTTTCAGTTGAAATTGTCGTCATCAACCCGATCATTGCTACTAGAAGTACTGTTCCTGTGATAGCAAATGGCTTAGGTCCGAATCTATCGGAAAGACGGCCAGTAAGCAATGCCATGATTGCAATCATGATACCGCCTGGGAACAGGACAATGCCAGAATCAAAAGCACTGATTCCTAAAGCATCCTGCATGAACACAGGCAAGAGAATCATCGCTGCAAAGAAGCACATCATGACTGTAATGGTCACTAATATTGCCATTAAGAAATTTTTATTTTTGTATGGGCGCAAATCCAGCATCGGCGTCTCCAAATTGAATTGACGATAAGCGAAATATGCAATCGCAGCTAGTCCAATCATTAAAGCGCCTAACACTAACGGACTTGTCCATCCTTCTGCTCCAGCACTGCTGAATCCGATAACGATTGAACCAAAACCGATCACTGCCAGCACGACAGATAGGATATCGATCTTTGTACGCTTCGTCTCCAGCACATTCCGAACATAATAAGCAGCAAAGCCAAGCAAAACAAGTGTCACAGGCAATACGCTGATGAACACAAATCGCCAGGAAGCCTGTTCCACAACAAGACCGGAAAATACAGGACCGATAGCAGGTGCAAACAGTATCACTACCATGAGCAACCCAAGCATTGAACCGCGCTTGGCGAGCGGTGTAATTGTAATAATCACTGTCGTTACAAGCGGGATGATAATCCCTGAACCAGAAGCTTGAATCACACGTCCGAGCAACAGAATTGAAAAGTTAGGAGCAATACCGGCAATCAGCGTTCCTATAAAGAAAAAC
Coding sequences within it:
- a CDS encoding DHA2 family efflux MFS transporter permease subunit; translation: MAATTQTIDKHVQVENRIPLIIVLMVGNFIALINETVMNVALPNIEETLGIQTTTAHWLSTGYMLTIGILIPISAYLMQRFTTRQLLLTALSFFFIGTLIAGIAPNFSILLLGRVIQASGSGIIIPLVTTVIITITPLAKRGSMLGLLMVVILFAPAIGPVFSGLVVEQASWRFVFISVLPVTLVLLGFAAYYVRNVLETKRTKIDILSVVLAVIGFGSIVIGFSSAGAEGWTSPLVLGALMIGLAAIAYFAYRQFNLETPMLDLRPYKNKNFLMAILVTITVMMCFFAAMILLPVFMQDALGISAFDSGIVLFPGGIMIAIMALLTGRLSDRFGPKPFAITGTVLLVAMIGLMTTISTETTMLQFTLLYVGFTFAIGLILTPMTTLGLNQLTEELYSHGSASLNAFNQISGAIGPALFITLMSGGSQAVASQSADQAMTAGLQFAFTIAGAFAVAAVVFVLLVKQSKPVHHYQYE